Genomic segment of Tindallia magadiensis:
AGCTCTGCCAAAGGTATTACCGTCATTGAACAAAAGTGCATGAGCATCTTCCGGCAACCCTTGCTTCTCTGGCTCATAAATAGGAATACCCGTAAGCGGAATCGTTCCTGGACTTTTTTTAGCTAACTGATATGCTTGCGCTACTGTTTTAACAGACTGTACATTATTTTGATAAAATGCTGTTTGAATCGTGGTTCGAATCTGTGATTTAATCGCATCAAACTCTTCTTTCCCTTTAAAACGATTGATGGTACTCATGCTTTCCCTCCCGAAATATATTAAAACTTCATCTTGAAACAGTCAACTATCCCCTATTGTAACATGTTATCTAGAATACTTGAAGCTATTCCTTCGACCATTTTATTTCTCCGCCAACAATCGTCATACATACACTGATATCTTTCAATTCCATTGGATCTACCATAAAAGGATCTTTATCTACTAACACCATATCTGCCAATTTCCCTTCCGAAAGACTCCCTTTATCATTCTCTTCATAAGAAGAATACGCCGCATTTACAGTGTACGTTTTTATTGCTTCTTCTACTGTTAATGCCTGCTCTGGAAGCCATCCATTCTTAGGATTTCCCTCTCGGTCTTTACGATTGACAGCTGCGTAGATCCCGTAAAAAACATCCGGCTTTTCCACCGGTATATCCGATCCACCAGTTAAGCAGATCCCCATGTCTGTTAATGTTCTCCAGTTATGTGCATCCTTTTCTCGATCGCTCCCTATACGCTTGTTCATCATGGACCAATCTGTCGCTGTTTGTGCTGTTTGTATATTTAAGCATACCTTTAGTTTTTTTAGTCTTTCGTATAATTTTCGATCTCCCACCTGACAATGAACAATGCGATGACGAAGGTTTTTGGGATTTTCTTTCTGAACTTTTTCATAAGCCTCAATAATCATCTCTAAAGAAGCATCGCCAATGGAGTGAAGGCATACCTGCATATTTTCTTCATGGGCTAACTTAACATTCTCATACAGCTCCTGCTTTTCATAAACCAGTATCCCTCGATTTCCAGGATCATCTGAGTAATCTTTTCTCAACGCCGCCGTCCGAGCGCCAATGGTGCCATCGCACCATTGCTTTATCGGCCCGGTTTTATAGTAAAAATCCCCTTGCCCAGTTCGATTACTTCCTTGTAAAAATTGTAAAATATCTTCTTTTTTGGGTAGTGATATTTTTTGGTATATCCGTATTGGTAATTCTTTCATCTTAACCATTTTGCCATAAGTCTCGGCTATATGTTCAAAATCTCCGCTATAGCCTAAGTCATAAGAATCTTCTGTATGTACGGAAGTAATACCATATTTAAGCAATTCGGCTGAACCTTTCAAAATTCCTTTGCGAATATAGGCGTGGTCATCTGCAACACACCGATTCTTTTTAAACCATTCCAAAGAAGCTTCACGAATAACGCCATTAGGTACTCCTGCATCATCGCAGTCGAAGGAACCGCCCGCTATATATGTATGCTTATCCACACCAACTTCTTTTAAAGCCAAACTATTAACAGCGCCAATATGACCACAGGTCCGAAGAAGCAAAATTGGATTTTCGGTACTGATCTTATCTAAGTCATACCGATCTGGAAAACGAGATTCTTGCTCGAAATGGTTTTGATTCCATCCTCTTCCAATAATCCATTGTTTATCAGTAACTTCATTTTCCTCTATATAATGCCTGCAACGTTCTATAATATCCTCAATTCCATTGGCATCAGAAAGATCAACAGTCGTCAGAGATATTCCATACCCAACCAAATGAGCATGTGTGTCAATAAATCCTGGCAACATTATTTTTCCATTCATATCAACCATTTGAGTTGATTCATTCACCAGCTGCGCGATCTCCTTTTGACTGCCTACTTGTAAGATTCGATCTTCTTCTACAGCCATCGCTTCACAAATTCGCCCATCCATGGTATATATCCTTCCATTCAAAAACACCTTATTCCTACTGTTCATCCTCAATCAGCTCCTTCCTAGAAATTATCTTGATCATACCTCGATTTCTTTAGCTGGTAAAGAAAACAAAAAACCGTCTCCAAAGTAGAGACGGTTTGAAAGTATTTATTTTTAGTACCAGCCACGTAATTTCATTGCATCAGCAACACGTTTAATAGACATCATATAAGCAGCTGTTCTCATATCCACATTATGCTCTTCTTTCAGTGCCCAGATATCATCAAAGGCTTTATTCATAGAAGTTTCTTGTTTTTCTTGAACTTCTTCAAAAGTCCAATTATATCTCATAAGGTTTTGTACCCACTCAAAGTAAGATACCGTAACGCCCCCAGCATTTGCTAATATATCAGGAATCACTAAAATCCCTTTATCGCTCATAATTTTATCGCCTTCTGGAGTTGTCGGACCATTCGCTCCTTCAGAAACTATTTTTGCTTTCACTTGATCTGCCGTTTCAGAAGTAAAGACATTTTCAAGTGCACAAGGCATAAGAATATCAACCTCAAGACCAATCACAGCATTTCGATCTATCTCTTCTTCTGCCCCAGGGAAGCCTGTGATCATCTTGTTTTTGTTTCCTTTGGAATATTCCATCAGCTCTTTAATGTTTAACCCGTTATTGTTTACCAATGTGCAGGACACGTCAGAAACAGCAACTACTTTAGCACCCATTTCTTCCATATACATAGCCGCATAGCTACCTACATTTCCAAAACCTTGAACAGCAACACGAATTCCGTCCAGGTTAAGGTCAAGTTTTTTCGCTGCATATCTTGCCATAATAGCAACACCAAATCCAGTAGCTTCTGTTCTGGCAAGCGATCCATAATAAGTAACCGGTTTACCAGTAAATACTCCTGGTTCAAAGCGGCCTGTTGTTTTTTCATACTCATCTACCATCCATGCCATCACTTGACCATTCGTACCAACGTCAGGAGCAGGAATATCTATTTTTTCTCCGATAATAGGCGCAATGGCTCTTGCGTATCCTCTTGCAAGTCTTTCCATTTCTCCTTCAGAAAGCTCAAAAGGATCAGCAATGACTCCGCCTTTACCACCACCGTATGGAATTCCAACGACGCCACATTTGAAGGTCATCCAAGTAGATAATGCTTTTACTTCATCTTCATTCACATCTTGATGAAAACGAACTCCACCCTTAAAAGGACCTACTGCATCATTATGTTGCGAACGATAGCCTACAAAGGTTTTGATGCTTCCATCATCCATTTTTACCGGAATGGAAACCTCAAGAACTCGGATCGGGTTTTTAAGAATTTCATACACTTCCTGTGGAGTACCTAGCTTGTCACACGCTGACTTAACTTGTTGCTGTGCAATCACAAACGGATTGTTCACACCTTTTTCTGCCATTTGACTGCCTCCTTTATCTTTGTTTGATATTTCGAGTGACGGTTTAAGTTTTTTGTGATTAACAAAAACGTTTTCCCCCTTGCCGTCTGACGGCTTTTAACCTGCGCCCGTTTTCTGTTAATTCCAACTTTTCAATAAGCTGTGTTGATTGAAAAAACCTAATCACGCCCTCTTACTCAGTTAGAATTATAACATACCTGTCCAGAAAGTGGTAGGTCTTTCCCTAAAAATATGGGTATTCGCCTAGAAGCAGATTAAAAGCCCACCGATTCCTGCATGAGTCCCAATCACCGGTCCCATGGTAGTTAAGATAACCTCGGAAGGATTAAACCTCTCAATAATTTCATCCTTTAGCTTCTGTGCTTCTTCTAAACAATCACAATGAGTAATTCCAACGATTTGATCACTATAGTCTGTTTTCTTTTTTTCCATTTCCTCTAATAATACCCTAATAGCCTTCTTTTTTCCTCTTAGGGTTTTAAGAACGCGAACATAACCATCTTCTACGTGAACGACAGGTTTAAGGTTTAACAAGTTGGAAATAAATTCTTTTGGTCGACTTACCCGCCCACCTTTTACAGCGTTTTCCAATGTTTCTAAATAAACAACTACTCTTAGTTGTTCTCGATATTCCTTAATTTTTTCAACAATTTCTGATTTTTCAAAGCCTTCTTTTGCCAACTGGCATGCTTTTAATACTTGAAGGCCCACACCCAGAGAGCCACTAAGTGTATCAAAAACTTCTATATTGCCATTCACTTCTTCTTTTACCTGCCGAGCGCCTTCATATGTACCACTTAGACAAGACGATAAGTGAATGCTCAGTAGATCTTCGCTCTCCTTTAAGCCTTCCATAAATCGGTCTATAAATGATTGTGGAGATGGTTGGGATGTTTTTGGTAAACTGGCCGACATCGACATCTTTTCAAAAAATTCTTCATGACTTAGATTTACTCCGTCTACATAATCAACACCATCAATTTCTATTCTTAAAGGCACTACCAAAACATTAAATTTTTCAATCAATTCACTAGGTAAATCACAGGAACTGTCTGTAATAATTCTCACACTTTCTCCTCCTTTATCAAATGTGATACTCCCTATTGATTTTCTTCCATATGTTCCGCTATGTATACCAATGTACTTCCTTTCTCTCTCTTTACTATCGCTATTATATCCATCCATATGGCCATATGCAAGCATATTTGTCAATACGTTTCTATCGGTCGGCAAAAACGTTCCTATTTCTGTTAAAAAATAACTATATGCATGACCCCTCTGATCAGAATTCCTAAAATAGCCGCTATCATTGCTGGTCTTGCCACTCGAGCTACCCTCTCTCCTGCCGCTAAAAAAATAGCAACCCCAACAGGATCCAATGGATTTAAAGTAAATCCTGCTATTCGATTTAACTCTTCGACCGTCATCGCCCCTTCGTTTACTAGCTCTATTACAATGGCCATCATAGCCGTTCCACCTGCAACGAATTTTGTTACAATAGGCAATACCGCCACTCCTGGTATCCCTATCATTTCAAGTAATGGTCCTGCCCAAATTTCCATCCAGCTAATAAGTCCCATGCTTCGCATCATATTAACAAGAAACACAGCTAAAATCAATGGCGGCATTGATTTTGCAGCAATCATCATCCCTTCTTCTCCGCCCTTAAACAAAACAGCAATGATCCCTGTTTTTCCTTTTATTTTTTCTTCTTTAGCAGCCACGACCTGTTCTTGTTTTCCCGTTCCCACTATATAATCATCATCTTTTCCAATCATTTTATACGCTGCAAGACTTGCAATACAACCACATATAACAGAAGTTGCCATTCCAACAGGAATATTAAGCCCAACAACCGCTAAAGGAAACGTGGCATTTGCCTGTGCCATGACTAAAATAGCCGCCATCGTAGCTCCTATCTTTGCATCACTTATCTGCGAATCACGCTCCATTAGTTTTAAGGTAGAAACTGGTGCAGCGAAACTAACAAACAGCATTTGCAGAATGGCAAAAACACCCATTCCCGGCAAACCAACTTTTGATAGTAAAGGAGCTGATAGGTTTGCTATTTTTTGTAAAACACCTCTATCTTCCAACAATTTCATAATGGCCATCATTACAACCATTACCGGCAAAATAATGTATAGCGAAAGTTCAACACCTGTTTTTCCAGCGTCAAGAATCATATTAACAACAGATTGCATCATAAATCCTCCTGATAATAGTTTTGAGTGAAATTCTTTTAAATGGGGTATTCAAGTAATAGATGCTTCTTCATTTGAGTGAATCGGTATAAAATCGAAAGGGTGTGATTGTATTGAAATTACTCGTTTGTGTTGATGGTTCCAAACAAGGTTGGAAAGCTTTGAACAAGGCAATTGAAATCGCTTCCGGTTGTTCCATTAACGAGGTTACCCTCATCCATGTCTATGAAAGTGTCGAAAAAAACTATTGGATTGCAACTGGTGAAGGTTATTATCCAACGGAGGATGATTTTGAAAAACTGAAAGGTCTTCAACAAAACATGGCCGAAAAACGAAAAAAAATGTTAGATGAATGTGCTGCCAAGTTCAAGGAGAAAGGTATTAATCCAAACATTCTTTTGGAAGAAGGTCACCCCTCCCATACCATTGCCAGGATTGCCGACGATGGTAATTACGATATGATTATTATGGGTAATAGAGGTTTAGGAGGGCTTAAAAAAATATTCTTGGGTAGTGTCAGCAATGCTGTCATTCAAGAAACCAAAGCAAGTGTTCTGGTAGTGAAATAGATTAGTGAAAGGGGGCACATAGGAATGGTGCCCCTATTCTATTATTCATTAGACAACCTCCGTTAACAGCCAATTTTTTCGATCTTTCTTCTTTTTATCCGATGACTGCTACCGTTAAAACCCTATTTATCATAACGACAAAGGATGATCCTTATGATTCCACTTCGAGATAGTGTTCCCAGCCGAAGAGTTCCATTCATTACCTATCTTCTCATTGTCACCAATGTGCTCGTTTTTATTTTTACCAAAACCTTAAGCAACACCCAACTTCATCTTCTTGTTTTTCATTTTGGGTTTATTCCTGCCCGCTTGTCATCCTTGCTTCTGTATGACTCATCGGTAGTAATCACCGAAGCGCTTCTGCCGATGGTGAGTAGCCTTTTCATTCACGGAAGCTGGTTTCATCTTATCAGTAATATGTGGAGTTTATGGCTTTTTGGAGATAATGTAGAAGACAATGTGGGACATATCAAATACTTTCTTTTCTATCTGCTAGCCGGTATATTTGCCTCTTTCATTCACTTTATTTTCAATGCTTCTTCGCCTATACCTGTTATAGGCGCATCAGGAGCTATATCGGCAGTTATGGGCGCCTATGTGGTTATGTTTCCTTTTGCACGAATCACAACGTTAATTCCTCTTTTATGGATTCCCTTTTTCATCAAGGTTCCTGCTATTTTCTTTATGGGGATATGGTTTTTTTCTCAGATAACCTCTGGTATATCAACACTTATCCATACCGATCTAGGCGGCGGTATTGCCTGGTGGGCTCATATTGGTGGTTTTATTTTTGGAATTTTTATTATTAATTTTATTCGTACCAAATCATGGCGTTATCGCTGTTCACCTTATGATGAACATTACGACTGTTATGACGACTCAGACCGATAAGCAAAATCTTTTACTACCCGATTCCTAAATGCCTCATCTGTCAAAAGCTCATAGCCAATGGCTGCCAATGCAATCGCGCTTTTAAGAATGACTTCATCGGCTCTTTCCGAACAGCTAGCCATTGCATATTCATAGGTATGTGGCGCAACGGCTGCATCCACAATTCCCACGTAAGGATGCATGATAGGCATTACATCTGATAAATTTCCAATATCCGAGGATCCGGCTGGTTCTTCCGGATCAGCAATATTCATCTCTTCCCCTTGTAATTCCATATATGCCTTAAATTTTTCTTCCATGCTACCATTAGAATATCTCTCTGCATAAATTTCATCATGACAAAACTCAACTTGCGAACCGTTTTTACCTGCTTCTTCCGTAGCAAAACTTTTTATTTGATCAATAATCTGTTGTATTTCAGTCTTTCGATTTGCTCGGATCAAAAACTTTCCGCAGGAATAATCAACAATGACGTTGGAAGCAGAGCCTCCAGCTGTTATAATTCCATTGACAATCACTTTAGGGGGGTATTTTGATTTTTGTTTTTCTATTCGATTAAATACTTGTATCAAAGGATATAATGCATCGATTCCATTTTCCGGCTTTGATGAGTGGGCAGGCTTTCCATGAAATTCAATAATGAGTTCACAGCAGGCTGTACTATTTCTTTTTATCAAGGATTGGTTCGATGGATGCATCATCAAGGAAAAATCTACATCATCAAATGCTCCACCCTGAATCATAAGAATTTTTCCTCCTCCATTTTCTTCTGCAGGTGTGCCTAAAAGCATAATAGAGCCACAAGTGTCTCCAGCCATTTCCTTAAGTGCTAGTGCTGCACCAACGGAACTTGCCGCAATAATATTATGGCCACAAGCATGACCGATTTCTGGCAATGCATCATACTCTGCCAAAAAAGCAATCGTCGGACCTTCTTCTCCTTTACAAGCCTTCGCTTTCAATGCGGTTTCAATATTAGCTGTCTTTCTTTCAACCACAAACCCTTCTGTTTCCATAATGGATGCAATTTCTTCCGATGCCTTATATTCATGAAAAGCTAGCTCTGGTTCTTCATGCAACTTTTTACTTAGTCCCACTAGTGTAGATTGTTGCTTCATAACATGTTTTTTAGCAAGTTCTAGTATCCATTCCATAGATGTCTTCATTTAATGCACCTCCGAAAATTATTTTCCCTGATACCATAGAACCATTATATCAGAAAGAGTTCTTTATTCGAAGTGTTAACGATTTCAATCATTTCAGAATCATGATACAATAGTAACAATAAGCGATACATTTTAATATAGCCCTAAGCATTTTCACCGGAAACGAACTGTGGTTAGGAGGTTAAGGTAATGGATGTTTGTTATCAGCACTTTCACAGCAAATACTTAAACCGCGTAATGGAATTTAAGCGTTATGGTTCCAGTGGCAAACCGATGATGGCATTCCCTTCGTCGGGTGGACGATTTTTTGAGTATGAAGACTTTAAAATGATTGAAGCTTGTCAACCTTTTATCGAGCAAGGTCTTATTCAAGTATTCACGCCCGACAGCATTGATCACGAAAGTTGGCTGGATGATGATGTTTGGCCTGGGGACAGGGCTCACAAACACAATCTATATGATCAGTATATTATCCAGGAACTAGTACCCTTTATTCTTAGTAAAACCGATTATCAAGGCAAACTGATCACTACAGGATACAGCATGGGAGGATATCACGCTGCAAACTTCTTCTTTCGACATCCCTATGTCTTCGACACATTAATTGCTTTAAGCGGAATCTATGACCTTCGTTATTTTGTAGGACATCATTTGGATATCCATAATGTTTATATCAATTCTCCTGTTGACTACCTCGCAAACCTATCCGATTCAAACTTCCTTGAACAGTATAAGCAAAGTACTATTATTATTTGTACGGGAACCGGAGACTGGGAAGAAAATTCTATTCAACATACCAATCAAATAAAACGCGTCCTAGAAGAAAGAGAAATACCTGCCTGGATCGACTATTGGGGAAGTGATGTGAATCACGACTGGCCTTGGTGGCGAAAACAAACATCCTATTTCCTTGGAGAACTCCACCGACGAGGAAAACTTGAATAACATTATCCCTAACAACAGGAGGAATCTATTTTATGGTTTTAGTGCTCAATTTCTTTCTAAAAGATGTGTTTGCCAATACTTTTAATCAGGTGATCCAAAACCAACTGGATGGCACAAATGTATCCTGTAAATTTATACGTATTTCTGCAACTACTACCGCCAAAGAAATACAGTTACAGAGCTACAGCGCTACCCATTTAATTTTATCTGGTTCAGAAGCGTCTACCTTAGATGATATGGGCTGGGAAAAAGAAATCCAGGAAATCGTTACTTATTTTATTGAAAACAAAATGCCAATTCTTGGAATCTGTTATGGTCACCAACTTTTAGTAAGACTCTTAGCTGGAAAAAAATATTTACAGAAGTCACCCAATCCAGAAATAGGTTGGGGACACATAAACATCGTTGACAATCCTCTGTTTTCAGGAATTAAAGATCCTGTTTGTCTTTTGGCTCATTACGACGAAGCCATCGACCTGCCGGAGAATTTCCATATTTTAGGTTCTTCTTCAAAATGTGCTATCCACGGGTTCCAATATAAGGAACTTCCAGTTTGGGGGGTTCAGTTTCATCCAGAGTATGATCCGGCATCTGGACAGGAACTGTTTGATGATCTGAAAGCCAATGATCCACATTACCATGCTTATTATGAAAACAAGCTGACCCATTCCAGTCAACTTCAACAAAACAAGCTATTTTTTACTAATTTTGTCACGATGACATGATAGAACTCATTTTTATTACAGTTGATTTTTCTATACTCTTTCTTGACAAAAACCTAAAGAGTCAGGCTTCTTCAACCTGACTCTTTGTTTTATTCCTTAAACTCTTCTTCTAAAGCATCATCAACCACTACTTCAGAAATTGCTTCTGTTAAAATATGTTTCTCTTCCACCTGTTTCAATCTCATACGAACTGCTTCTTCCACTTCAAATTCCTGATTAAAACCTTGGTACAGAGAGTAAATGATTAAGAGTAATATCACCGCAAACGGTAGTCCTGTAATAACCGTTGCTGTCTGCAGGGCTATCAATCCGCCTCCAATTAAAAGGGTTGCCGCTACTACCCCTTCCATACAAGCCCAAAACACACGTTGAGGAACAGGAGAGTCCAGTTTTCCACCAGAAGTTAGGTGATCAACTACTAGTGATCCGGAATCAGAAGAAGTAACAAAAAAGACGGTCACAAGAATGATACCAATCACCGATAAGAACCTTGCCATCGGAAGATTTTCCAGCATGGCAAACAATGCAATCGAAGCATCTATCTCCACCGCTGATACAATATCTGCAACACCTGTTAATTGAATATTAATGGCCGTACTTCCAAAGACGGACATCCATAAAAAGGAAACGAGGGTAGGAAACAACATAACTCCAAGAATAAATTCTCGTACTGTTCTCCCCTTAGAAACTCTTGCAATAAACATTCCCACAAAAGGTGACCAAGAAATCCACCATGCCCAATAAAAAATAGTCCAGCCGCCTTGCCAATTAGTGTCTCTAAAAGTTTCTGTCCACATACTCAGTTCAGAAAACTTAGCGATATAATAACCAATGTATTGAGATAGACCATTTAAGATATATACTGTTGGTCCCAGAATTAGCACTAAAAGCATAAAGATGCCTGCTAGTCCCATATTAATTTCACTTAATTTTTTGACGCCTCCATCCAGTCCTAATACTACGGATATTGTTGCAAAACCAGTAATAACTGCTATCAATATCACCTGTGTTGCTGTATTAATACTAAGCCCAAATAAATAGTTTAACCCTCCATTGATCTGAGTAACTCCAAGGCCTAAAGACGTAGCTAATCCTGTCAATGTTGCTAATACTGACAAAACATCGATCATATTTCCCCAAAATCCATATATTTTGTTTCCAATTAACGGATAAAAAATAGATCGAATGGTTAGAGGAAGTCCTCTGTTAAACGCAAAAAAAGCTAGACCCAAGCCTACAATAGAGTAAATTGCCCAGGGATGAATTCCCCAGTGGTAAAAAGTAGTTACCATAGATGCCTGAGCTGCTTTAGCTGAGTTTGGTTCAATGCTCCCAAACATCGGGGATGGTGTGTTAAGATGCAAAATAGGCTCACCGACACTCCAAAACATAAGACCAATTCCCATTCCAGCACTCATTAGCATTGCATACCAACCAACTTTACTAAACTCCGGCTGAGCATCATGCCCACCAATTTTAATGTTTCCAAATTTCCCAAAAGCAAATACCAGTGCGGCTACAATAAATATATTAGCCACCATCACAAAGAACCATCCAAAGTTAGAAGTAATAAAGTTCAACGTACTTTGAAATACAGCTTCAGCCTGAGCAGGATAAATCAAGGTCATTGCAATAAAAATAACTAGTAAAACAGAAGAAAGCAATGTTACCTGAGGATGAATGTCGAAACCAAAGCCTTCCCAATTGTTTTCGCCCGGTTCTTCCATTCCAGACTCATCAAATAACGATGCCGTCGGTTTAATCTGAAGGCCTTTAAAGGGTGGTCTTTCTTTGATCGCTTTTTTTCTGGCCTCTACTTCCGCTTTCTTTAGTTTTTTTGCAAGGGCTCTTTTTGATAATATTTCCTGCCTTTTCTCTTCTTTTAACCGCTTTTCTTCCTCTTTTAGCCGTTTTTCCTCTTCTCTCTTCTGCTTCGTCAGTTCCTTTTTTTTCTCTTCATATCCTTTTTTCAGTTCTTTCTCTTCTTCTTTAAGCTTTCTTTCTTCTTCCTTCAGTCTTTTCCTTTCTTCTTCCATACACAAAACCCCTCCAAGCAATATAGATAAAACCATATGATATTT
This window contains:
- a CDS encoding amidohydrolase yields the protein MNSRNKVFLNGRIYTMDGRICEAMAVEEDRILQVGSQKEIAQLVNESTQMVDMNGKIMLPGFIDTHAHLVGYGISLTTVDLSDANGIEDIIERCRHYIEENEVTDKQWIIGRGWNQNHFEQESRFPDRYDLDKISTENPILLLRTCGHIGAVNSLALKEVGVDKHTYIAGGSFDCDDAGVPNGVIREASLEWFKKNRCVADDHAYIRKGILKGSAELLKYGITSVHTEDSYDLGYSGDFEHIAETYGKMVKMKELPIRIYQKISLPKKEDILQFLQGSNRTGQGDFYYKTGPIKQWCDGTIGARTAALRKDYSDDPGNRGILVYEKQELYENVKLAHEENMQVCLHSIGDASLEMIIEAYEKVQKENPKNLRHRIVHCQVGDRKLYERLKKLKVCLNIQTAQTATDWSMMNKRIGSDREKDAHNWRTLTDMGICLTGGSDIPVEKPDVFYGIYAAVNRKDREGNPKNGWLPEQALTVEEAIKTYTVNAAYSSYEENDKGSLSEGKLADMVLVDKDPFMVDPMELKDISVCMTIVGGEIKWSKE
- a CDS encoding Glu/Leu/Phe/Val family dehydrogenase; the protein is MAEKGVNNPFVIAQQQVKSACDKLGTPQEVYEILKNPIRVLEVSIPVKMDDGSIKTFVGYRSQHNDAVGPFKGGVRFHQDVNEDEVKALSTWMTFKCGVVGIPYGGGKGGVIADPFELSEGEMERLARGYARAIAPIIGEKIDIPAPDVGTNGQVMAWMVDEYEKTTGRFEPGVFTGKPVTYYGSLARTEATGFGVAIMARYAAKKLDLNLDGIRVAVQGFGNVGSYAAMYMEEMGAKVVAVSDVSCTLVNNNGLNIKELMEYSKGNKNKMITGFPGAEEEIDRNAVIGLEVDILMPCALENVFTSETADQVKAKIVSEGANGPTTPEGDKIMSDKGILVIPDILANAGGVTVSYFEWVQNLMRYNWTFEEVQEKQETSMNKAFDDIWALKEEHNVDMRTAAYMMSIKRVADAMKLRGWY
- a CDS encoding DegV family protein encodes the protein MRIITDSSCDLPSELIEKFNVLVVPLRIEIDGVDYVDGVNLSHEEFFEKMSMSASLPKTSQPSPQSFIDRFMEGLKESEDLLSIHLSSCLSGTYEGARQVKEEVNGNIEVFDTLSGSLGVGLQVLKACQLAKEGFEKSEIVEKIKEYREQLRVVVYLETLENAVKGGRVSRPKEFISNLLNLKPVVHVEDGYVRVLKTLRGKKKAIRVLLEEMEKKKTDYSDQIVGITHCDCLEEAQKLKDEIIERFNPSEVILTTMGPVIGTHAGIGGLLICF
- a CDS encoding nucleoside recognition family protein, producing the protein MQSVVNMILDAGKTGVELSLYIILPVMVVMMAIMKLLEDRGVLQKIANLSAPLLSKVGLPGMGVFAILQMLFVSFAAPVSTLKLMERDSQISDAKIGATMAAILVMAQANATFPLAVVGLNIPVGMATSVICGCIASLAAYKMIGKDDDYIVGTGKQEQVVAAKEEKIKGKTGIIAVLFKGGEEGMMIAAKSMPPLILAVFLVNMMRSMGLISWMEIWAGPLLEMIGIPGVAVLPIVTKFVAGGTAMMAIVIELVNEGAMTVEELNRIAGFTLNPLDPVGVAIFLAAGERVARVARPAMIAAILGILIRGVMHIVIF
- a CDS encoding universal stress protein, with product MIVLKLLVCVDGSKQGWKALNKAIEIASGCSINEVTLIHVYESVEKNYWIATGEGYYPTEDDFEKLKGLQQNMAEKRKKMLDECAAKFKEKGINPNILLEEGHPSHTIARIADDGNYDMIIMGNRGLGGLKKIFLGSVSNAVIQETKASVLVVK
- a CDS encoding rhomboid family intramembrane serine protease, yielding MIPLRDSVPSRRVPFITYLLIVTNVLVFIFTKTLSNTQLHLLVFHFGFIPARLSSLLLYDSSVVITEALLPMVSSLFIHGSWFHLISNMWSLWLFGDNVEDNVGHIKYFLFYLLAGIFASFIHFIFNASSPIPVIGASGAISAVMGAYVVMFPFARITTLIPLLWIPFFIKVPAIFFMGIWFFSQITSGISTLIHTDLGGGIAWWAHIGGFIFGIFIINFIRTKSWRYRCSPYDEHYDCYDDSDR
- a CDS encoding M20 family metallopeptidase, with the protein product MKTSMEWILELAKKHVMKQQSTLVGLSKKLHEEPELAFHEYKASEEIASIMETEGFVVERKTANIETALKAKACKGEEGPTIAFLAEYDALPEIGHACGHNIIAASSVGAALALKEMAGDTCGSIMLLGTPAEENGGGKILMIQGGAFDDVDFSLMMHPSNQSLIKRNSTACCELIIEFHGKPAHSSKPENGIDALYPLIQVFNRIEKQKSKYPPKVIVNGIITAGGSASNVIVDYSCGKFLIRANRKTEIQQIIDQIKSFATEEAGKNGSQVEFCHDEIYAERYSNGSMEEKFKAYMELQGEEMNIADPEEPAGSSDIGNLSDVMPIMHPYVGIVDAAVAPHTYEYAMASCSERADEVILKSAIALAAIGYELLTDEAFRNRVVKDFAYRSESS
- a CDS encoding esterase family protein, whose protein sequence is MDVCYQHFHSKYLNRVMEFKRYGSSGKPMMAFPSSGGRFFEYEDFKMIEACQPFIEQGLIQVFTPDSIDHESWLDDDVWPGDRAHKHNLYDQYIIQELVPFILSKTDYQGKLITTGYSMGGYHAANFFFRHPYVFDTLIALSGIYDLRYFVGHHLDIHNVYINSPVDYLANLSDSNFLEQYKQSTIIICTGTGDWEENSIQHTNQIKRVLEEREIPAWIDYWGSDVNHDWPWWRKQTSYFLGELHRRGKLE
- a CDS encoding glutamine amidotransferase-related protein, yielding MVLVLNFFLKDVFANTFNQVIQNQLDGTNVSCKFIRISATTTAKEIQLQSYSATHLILSGSEASTLDDMGWEKEIQEIVTYFIENKMPILGICYGHQLLVRLLAGKKYLQKSPNPEIGWGHINIVDNPLFSGIKDPVCLLAHYDEAIDLPENFHILGSSSKCAIHGFQYKELPVWGVQFHPEYDPASGQELFDDLKANDPHYHAYYENKLTHSSQLQQNKLFFTNFVTMT
- a CDS encoding BCCT family transporter — its product is MEEERKRLKEEERKLKEEEKELKKGYEEKKKELTKQKREEEKRLKEEEKRLKEEKRQEILSKRALAKKLKKAEVEARKKAIKERPPFKGLQIKPTASLFDESGMEEPGENNWEGFGFDIHPQVTLLSSVLLVIFIAMTLIYPAQAEAVFQSTLNFITSNFGWFFVMVANIFIVAALVFAFGKFGNIKIGGHDAQPEFSKVGWYAMLMSAGMGIGLMFWSVGEPILHLNTPSPMFGSIEPNSAKAAQASMVTTFYHWGIHPWAIYSIVGLGLAFFAFNRGLPLTIRSIFYPLIGNKIYGFWGNMIDVLSVLATLTGLATSLGLGVTQINGGLNYLFGLSINTATQVILIAVITGFATISVVLGLDGGVKKLSEINMGLAGIFMLLVLILGPTVYILNGLSQYIGYYIAKFSELSMWTETFRDTNWQGGWTIFYWAWWISWSPFVGMFIARVSKGRTVREFILGVMLFPTLVSFLWMSVFGSTAINIQLTGVADIVSAVEIDASIALFAMLENLPMARFLSVIGIILVTVFFVTSSDSGSLVVDHLTSGGKLDSPVPQRVFWACMEGVVAATLLIGGGLIALQTATVITGLPFAVILLLIIYSLYQGFNQEFEVEEAVRMRLKQVEEKHILTEAISEVVVDDALEEEFKE